In a genomic window of Streptomyces sp. NBC_01142:
- the zapE gene encoding cell division protein ZapE: MLCSLARPLQWGTVSTSAITEAAPLSLCAREPHVPADRLVAEMVPPPRFDAVRFDTYVPDPNQPSQSEAVTVLSSFAAGLGGAHATGAAKRRWFAKKPAAPTGPRGVYLDGGYGVGKTHLLASLWHATPAEPTLKAFGTFVELTNLVGALGFQQTVQTLSGHRLLCIDEFELDDPGDTVLVSTLLGRLVDAGVALAATSNTLPGKLGEGRFAAADFLREIQGLSARFRPLRIDGEDYRHRGLPEAPPPYADEQVTKAAYATEGASLDDFPGLLEHLAKVHPSRYGALTDGLRAVCLTDVRPVPDQSTALRLVVLADRLYDREVPVLASGLPFDRLFSDEMLNGGYRKKYFRAISRLTALARDAKGLVDQ; encoded by the coding sequence ATGCTGTGCAGTCTGGCACGCCCCTTACAGTGGGGAACTGTGTCGACCAGTGCCATAACCGAAGCGGCCCCACTCTCCCTCTGCGCCCGCGAGCCGCATGTCCCCGCCGACCGGCTGGTCGCGGAGATGGTGCCGCCGCCCCGCTTCGACGCGGTGCGCTTCGATACATACGTCCCCGATCCGAACCAGCCCAGCCAGAGCGAGGCCGTCACGGTCCTGAGCTCCTTCGCGGCGGGCCTGGGCGGGGCGCACGCCACCGGAGCCGCCAAGCGCCGCTGGTTCGCGAAGAAGCCCGCCGCCCCCACCGGCCCGCGCGGCGTCTATCTCGACGGCGGCTACGGCGTCGGCAAGACGCACCTGCTCGCCTCTCTCTGGCACGCCACCCCGGCGGAGCCGACGCTCAAGGCCTTCGGCACCTTCGTGGAGCTGACGAATCTGGTGGGCGCCCTCGGCTTCCAGCAGACCGTGCAGACACTGAGCGGACACCGGCTGCTCTGCATCGACGAATTCGAACTGGACGACCCGGGCGACACCGTCCTCGTATCGACGCTGCTCGGACGGCTCGTCGACGCCGGCGTCGCGCTGGCGGCCACCTCCAACACGCTGCCCGGCAAGCTCGGTGAGGGCCGCTTCGCGGCAGCCGACTTCCTCCGCGAGATCCAGGGACTGTCCGCGCGCTTCCGCCCGCTGCGGATCGACGGCGAGGACTACCGGCACCGCGGGCTCCCCGAGGCCCCTCCTCCGTACGCCGACGAGCAGGTCACCAAGGCCGCGTACGCCACCGAGGGTGCGTCCCTCGACGACTTCCCCGGGCTGCTGGAGCATCTCGCGAAGGTGCACCCGAGCCGGTACGGGGCGCTCACCGACGGACTGCGCGCGGTCTGCCTCACCGACGTCCGGCCCGTCCCCGACCAGTCGACGGCGCTGCGGCTGGTGGTACTCGCCGACCGGCTGTACGACCGGGAGGTGCCGGTGCTCGCCTCCGGCCTGCCCTTCGACCGTCTGTTCAGCGACGAAATGCTGAACGGCGGCTACCGCAAGAAGTATTTCCGGGCGATCTCCCGGCTCACCGCCCTGGCGCGGGACGCAAAGGGCCTGGTGGACCAGTAG
- a CDS encoding pyrimidine reductase family protein, with protein sequence MRRLFPVTDQTVQTADEPDRSADHEWSLDELADAYAYPAVDGPWLRANMVSSLDGAAQHEGRSQPISSDTDMRIFGTLRGLADVVVVGAETVRLEGYRPARAREAFADRRAAAGQGPAPAIAVVSASLELDFSLPLFAEPLVPTLVLTGAAASPDRIREAEKAGAEVVIAGDGPGVEPAKAVRALAERGLVRQLTEGGPRMLGQFVAAGVLDELCLTVSPTLTVGDAQRIAGGPSLSIPERFALASVLEEAGFLFTRYRRI encoded by the coding sequence ATGCGACGCCTGTTCCCTGTGACCGACCAGACAGTTCAGACAGCAGACGAGCCGGACCGGAGCGCCGACCACGAGTGGTCCCTGGACGAGCTGGCCGACGCCTATGCCTACCCGGCCGTGGACGGACCGTGGCTGCGGGCCAACATGGTCTCCTCGCTGGACGGGGCGGCCCAGCACGAGGGCCGCTCACAGCCGATCTCCTCCGACACGGACATGCGGATCTTCGGCACGCTGCGGGGCCTGGCCGACGTGGTAGTGGTGGGCGCGGAAACGGTACGGCTGGAGGGGTACCGCCCCGCCCGCGCCCGGGAGGCCTTCGCGGACCGGCGGGCCGCGGCCGGGCAGGGGCCCGCGCCCGCGATCGCCGTGGTCAGCGCCTCGCTGGAGCTGGACTTCTCGCTCCCGCTGTTCGCCGAGCCGCTTGTCCCGACACTGGTACTGACGGGGGCGGCGGCGTCCCCGGACCGTATCCGTGAGGCCGAGAAGGCGGGCGCGGAGGTGGTGATCGCCGGGGACGGTCCCGGGGTGGAGCCGGCCAAGGCCGTGCGCGCCTTGGCGGAGCGGGGCCTGGTGCGCCAGCTCACCGAGGGCGGGCCGCGGATGCTGGGTCAGTTCGTGGCGGCCGGGGTACTCGACGAGCTGTGTCTGACCGTGTCGCCGACGCTGACGGTGGGGGATGCGCAGCGGATCGCGGGCGGGCCCTCGCTGAGCATTCCCGAGCGCTTCGCCCTGGCGTCCGTGCTGGAGGAGGCGGGGTTCCTCTTCACCCGCTACCGTCGCATCTGA
- a CDS encoding indole-3-glycerol phosphate synthase — protein MFTSVMMIEKPLTSEDVEFVTSLHGDEAVSFVVLMQPRGDQADVLLRAIDDVALGELKEAVREGDKPEGKDAEAPARLALEHSLAALRAAGCQAVGEVVEKHPLDKLTAVVDESGADEVIVLTEPHYVEEFFHRDWASRARHKVGVPVLKLFAHSE, from the coding sequence GTGTTCACAAGCGTAATGATGATCGAGAAGCCCCTGACGTCGGAAGACGTGGAATTCGTCACGAGCCTGCACGGGGACGAGGCCGTGTCCTTCGTCGTGCTGATGCAGCCTCGCGGTGATCAGGCCGATGTGCTGCTGCGGGCCATCGACGACGTCGCACTCGGCGAACTGAAGGAAGCCGTCCGCGAGGGCGACAAGCCCGAGGGGAAGGACGCCGAGGCCCCCGCCAGGCTCGCCCTGGAGCACTCACTGGCCGCCTTGCGGGCGGCGGGCTGCCAGGCCGTGGGCGAGGTCGTCGAGAAGCACCCGCTGGACAAGCTGACGGCCGTGGTGGACGAGTCGGGCGCCGACGAGGTGATCGTGCTGACCGAGCCGCATTATGTGGAGGAGTTCTTCCACCGGGACTGGGCCTCCAGAGCCCGCCACAAGGTCGGCGTACCGGTGCTCAAGCTCTTCGCGCACAGCGAATAG
- the murC gene encoding UDP-N-acetylmuramate--L-alanine ligase, with translation MAPAIPSAMERPHFIGIGGAGMSGIAKILAQRGAKVAGSDAKESVTAESLRGLGATVHIGHAAEHLAPDATCVVVSSAIRADNPELARAAELSVPVVHRSDALASLMTGLRSIAVAGTHGKTTTTSMLAVALTELGLDPSYAIGGDLAGPGTNARHGKGDIFVAEADESDRSFQKYDPEVAIILNVELDHHANYASMDEIYDSFETFVGKVVPGGTLVISADQPGAVELTSRIRDLSTLKVVTYGESESADVRVHKVTPRGLTSEVTVLLNGKFLTFGVSVPGSHYAHNAVAALAAGVALGIPAHNLASAIGKYTGVKRRLQLKGEAAGVQVIDSYAHHPTEMTADLEAMRGAAADARLLVVFQPHLFSRTQELGTEMGQALALADSSVVLDIYPAREDPIPGITSALIIDAARAAGAEVTAVHDRTTVPDVVAGMAKPGDLVLTMGAGDVTDLGPDILARLSN, from the coding sequence ATGGCACCCGCCATCCCTAGCGCCATGGAACGCCCGCACTTCATCGGCATCGGCGGCGCCGGAATGTCGGGCATCGCGAAGATCCTCGCCCAGCGCGGCGCGAAGGTCGCGGGCAGCGACGCGAAGGAGTCGGTGACGGCGGAGTCCCTGCGCGGGCTCGGCGCCACCGTCCACATCGGGCACGCGGCCGAGCACCTGGCCCCGGACGCCACCTGCGTCGTCGTCTCCAGCGCGATCCGCGCCGACAACCCGGAGCTGGCGCGCGCCGCCGAGCTGTCCGTCCCGGTCGTCCACCGTTCCGACGCGCTGGCCTCCCTGATGACCGGCCTGCGCTCGATCGCCGTCGCGGGCACCCATGGCAAGACCACCACGACCTCGATGCTGGCCGTGGCCCTGACCGAGCTCGGCCTCGACCCCTCGTACGCGATCGGCGGCGACCTCGCCGGGCCCGGCACCAACGCGCGGCACGGCAAGGGCGACATCTTCGTCGCCGAGGCCGACGAGAGCGACCGCAGCTTCCAGAAGTACGACCCCGAGGTCGCGATCATCCTCAACGTGGAGCTCGACCACCACGCCAACTACGCCTCGATGGACGAGATCTACGACTCCTTCGAGACCTTCGTCGGCAAGGTCGTGCCGGGCGGCACGCTGGTGATCTCCGCGGACCAGCCCGGGGCCGTCGAGCTCACGTCCCGTATCCGCGACCTGTCCACGCTCAAGGTCGTCACCTACGGCGAGTCCGAGTCGGCCGACGTCCGCGTCCACAAGGTCACGCCGCGCGGCCTCACCAGCGAGGTCACCGTCCTGCTGAACGGCAAGTTCCTGACCTTCGGCGTCTCGGTGCCCGGCAGCCACTACGCGCACAACGCCGTGGCCGCCCTCGCCGCCGGCGTCGCCCTCGGCATCCCGGCGCACAACCTCGCCTCGGCGATCGGCAAGTACACCGGCGTCAAGCGCCGCCTCCAGCTCAAGGGCGAGGCCGCCGGCGTCCAGGTCATCGACTCCTACGCCCACCACCCGACCGAGATGACGGCCGACCTCGAGGCGATGCGCGGCGCGGCGGCCGACGCCCGGCTGCTCGTCGTCTTCCAGCCCCATCTCTTCTCCCGCACCCAGGAACTGGGCACGGAGATGGGCCAGGCCCTCGCGCTGGCGGACTCCTCGGTGGTCCTCGACATCTACCCGGCCCGCGAGGACCCGATCCCGGGCATCACCAGCGCCCTGATCATCGACGCGGCCCGCGCGGCCGGCGCCGAGGTCACGGCCGTCCACGACAGGACGACCGTCCCCGACGTCGTCGCGGGAATGGCCAAGCCCGGCGATCTTGTTCTCACCATGGGCGCGGGCGATGTCACGGACCTCGGCCCCGACATCCTGGCCCGCTTGTCGAACTGA
- the msrB gene encoding peptide-methionine (R)-S-oxide reductase MsrB — translation MSYDVEKPDEQWRAELSPAEYQVLRQAGTEPAFVGEYTDTKTAGVYSCRACGAELFRSDTKFESRCGWPSFYDPKDTDAVELIEDRSHGMARTEVRCARCGSHLGHVFEGEGYPTPTDQRYCINSISLRLSPDEG, via the coding sequence ATGTCGTACGACGTCGAGAAGCCGGACGAGCAGTGGCGCGCGGAGCTGTCACCGGCGGAGTACCAGGTTCTGCGCCAGGCCGGCACCGAGCCCGCCTTCGTCGGTGAGTACACGGACACCAAGACGGCGGGCGTCTACTCCTGCCGTGCGTGCGGCGCGGAGCTGTTCCGGTCCGACACGAAGTTCGAGTCGCGCTGCGGCTGGCCGTCCTTCTACGACCCGAAGGACACGGACGCGGTCGAGCTGATCGAGGACCGCTCGCACGGCATGGCCCGCACGGAGGTGCGGTGCGCGCGGTGCGGGTCGCACCTCGGGCATGTCTTCGAGGGTGAGGGCTACCCGACACCGACCGATCAGCGGTACTGCATCAACTCGATCTCGCTGCGGCTCAGCCCCGACGAGGGCTGA
- a CDS encoding DUF1266 domain-containing protein: MQAAAEDDDHDEIFPDIPDPEDGSAWQAPADLEEHLYELARADDAHTYLRAIAVEGVYQPVSRADATLDPQKRPLLTVDAGDGRKVAQVYTAGLLPRPHPHVVYEFVTLGTLAQIWPDDVDVLVVNCRTPCEQYFLTTEDEREVWADLHRDHFRPSRLGDRIDTRRTGAPAPGPLLHGLACGAHLCFANGDAWNTLDWHGTGYSGEVERLQESWGVRTRDDWLGMQERLLSREVSPWYWDFVLDARNSLAREQGTPVDAGLWRRCVEVTLRNQLRKSGGPDTPHRPGDDAELDAFVGVLRDLVGKVLRYEARFRADGLLAPDGLVRTVAAWDIGRASKMARWGRGSRHATQAELHRAVERAGDAARSAYSSWEEFSAGYILGRCLHFDEEEFGEWYTDVLYAHRALTTDPDSPWLTVPFHC, from the coding sequence GTGCAGGCGGCAGCCGAGGACGACGACCACGACGAGATCTTCCCCGACATACCCGACCCGGAGGACGGCAGCGCCTGGCAGGCGCCCGCCGACCTGGAAGAGCACCTGTACGAGCTGGCCCGGGCGGACGACGCCCATACCTATCTGCGGGCCATCGCCGTCGAGGGCGTGTACCAACCGGTGTCGCGGGCCGATGCCACGCTCGATCCGCAGAAGCGTCCGCTGCTCACCGTCGACGCCGGCGACGGACGGAAGGTGGCGCAGGTCTACACCGCCGGGCTGCTGCCGCGCCCGCATCCGCATGTGGTGTACGAGTTCGTCACTCTCGGCACCCTCGCGCAGATCTGGCCCGATGATGTCGATGTGCTGGTGGTCAACTGCAGGACGCCGTGCGAGCAGTACTTCCTCACCACCGAGGACGAGCGGGAGGTCTGGGCCGACCTGCACCGGGACCACTTCCGCCCCTCCCGGCTGGGCGACCGCATCGACACCCGCCGCACCGGGGCACCCGCTCCCGGACCGCTCCTGCACGGTCTGGCGTGCGGCGCACACCTCTGCTTCGCCAACGGCGACGCCTGGAACACGCTCGACTGGCACGGCACGGGCTACAGCGGTGAGGTCGAGCGGCTCCAGGAGTCCTGGGGCGTACGCACCAGGGACGACTGGCTCGGTATGCAGGAGCGGCTGCTGAGCCGCGAAGTCAGCCCGTGGTACTGGGACTTCGTCCTGGACGCACGGAACTCACTGGCCCGGGAGCAGGGCACCCCCGTGGATGCCGGACTCTGGCGCCGGTGCGTGGAAGTGACCCTGCGCAATCAGCTCCGCAAAAGCGGCGGACCCGACACCCCGCACCGGCCGGGCGACGACGCCGAACTGGACGCCTTCGTCGGCGTCCTGCGGGACCTGGTGGGCAAGGTGCTGCGGTACGAGGCCCGCTTCCGCGCCGACGGACTCCTTGCGCCCGACGGCCTCGTCCGCACCGTCGCGGCCTGGGACATCGGCCGCGCCTCCAAGATGGCCCGCTGGGGCAGAGGCTCCCGCCATGCGACCCAGGCGGAACTGCACCGGGCCGTCGAGCGCGCCGGCGACGCCGCCCGGTCCGCGTACAGCTCCTGGGAGGAGTTCTCCGCCGGCTACATCCTCGGCCGGTGTCTCCACTTCGACGAGGAGGAGTTCGGCGAGTGGTACACCGACGTCCTGTACGCACACCGGGCCCTCACCACGGACCCGGACAGCCCCTGGCTGACCGTCCCGTTCCACTGCTGA
- a CDS encoding NAD(P)-dependent oxidoreductase — translation MTTRPRIAVTGASGFCGGHVARAAAAAGADVVCVGRRPGPLGEHRFWDAARTVPDFAGTDLVVHCAAAVGDPVPGSPAEAGMHAVNVEGTARLLEAAAGRPVVWVSSASVYDPRRDRSLVGEDHPRTGHLNAYGRTKAAGEALALAAGAVVLRPRAVYGPGDSQLLPRLLSRVRARTLLLPGPDVRLSLTAVENLADACLAAADWAPGAYNVADAVPYDRDAAVRQVLRAHGVTARIRHLPLGVARTAARAAEALARRGPGSAEPALSRYAVDQLAHTVVLDVTRARSQGWAPRRTLQDYLADSTGAART, via the coding sequence ATGACGACCCGGCCGCGCATCGCCGTCACCGGGGCGAGCGGCTTCTGCGGCGGCCATGTCGCCAGAGCCGCGGCCGCCGCGGGAGCGGACGTGGTCTGTGTCGGCCGCAGGCCGGGGCCGCTGGGCGAACACCGCTTCTGGGACGCCGCCCGCACGGTCCCGGACTTCGCGGGCACCGACCTCGTCGTGCACTGCGCGGCGGCGGTCGGCGACCCCGTACCGGGCTCACCGGCCGAGGCCGGGATGCACGCGGTCAACGTCGAGGGCACCGCACGGCTGCTGGAGGCCGCGGCCGGCAGGCCCGTGGTCTGGGTGAGCAGCGCCAGCGTCTACGACCCGCGCCGCGACCGCAGCCTGGTCGGCGAAGACCATCCGCGCACCGGCCACCTGAACGCCTACGGCCGGACCAAGGCGGCGGGCGAAGCGCTCGCCCTCGCGGCGGGCGCGGTGGTGCTGCGGCCGCGCGCGGTCTACGGTCCGGGCGACAGCCAGCTCCTCCCCCGGCTGCTCTCCCGCGTCCGCGCCCGGACGCTGCTGCTGCCCGGCCCCGACGTCCGGCTCAGCCTCACGGCGGTGGAGAACCTCGCCGACGCCTGCCTGGCGGCGGCGGACTGGGCACCGGGGGCGTACAACGTGGCCGACGCCGTCCCGTACGACCGTGATGCGGCCGTACGACAGGTGCTGCGGGCCCACGGCGTCACGGCGCGGATTCGGCATCTCCCACTGGGCGTTGCCCGCACCGCCGCACGCGCCGCCGAGGCCCTCGCCCGCCGCGGCCCCGGCTCCGCCGAACCTGCTCTCAGCCGCTATGCGGTGGATCAGCTGGCCCACACGGTGGTGCTGGATGTGACCCGGGCCCGGTCACAGGGCTGGGCTCCGCGCCGGACGCTGCAGGACTACCTTGCGGACAGCACCGGGGCCGCGCGCACATGA
- a CDS encoding cytochrome P450 gives MTSKAPSPARARRRDRRVYARSHPVLFALLAATRGRPVRRIGRTLLVHDPDAYREALTRLPLDRTAAGTTGGAAQAALSTAGTRHGGVLFDQEGSVHRAGRRGLAGDLGTAGVEQLRAMWQPLLVRRLAPLAQGGEVDLVDLAREMSGSVVCELLGSDADPAAVADAAAEAAAASVRAHLPGPGRPGAQAATARATARLQQLLGTADDALSAMVAVAAVNTTVAGLPRAAAWCADAGLWDQAVDETLRQSLADELLRVTAPSPLLPRVAAADGTVGGCPVRSGDRLLLVARHAVGAHQRDPDAHRPAGPDLAHLVFGAGPHTCPGARLARVQLADTLAALAPHRPVVVRARVDRRAALPGWRSLTLRAEIRP, from the coding sequence ATGACATCCAAGGCCCCCAGCCCGGCGCGAGCCCGCCGCCGCGACCGCCGGGTCTATGCGCGCAGCCACCCCGTGCTGTTCGCGCTGCTCGCCGCGACCCGCGGGCGCCCCGTACGGAGGATCGGGCGGACGCTGCTGGTGCACGACCCCGACGCCTATCGCGAGGCGCTGACCCGGCTGCCGCTCGACCGTACGGCGGCCGGTACGACGGGCGGCGCGGCGCAAGCCGCACTCTCCACCGCGGGGACACGGCACGGCGGTGTGCTGTTCGACCAGGAGGGCAGCGTGCACCGGGCGGGACGGCGCGGTCTCGCCGGGGACCTCGGCACGGCCGGGGTGGAGCAACTGCGTGCGATGTGGCAGCCGTTGCTCGTGCGGCGGCTCGCGCCGCTCGCGCAGGGCGGCGAGGTGGACCTGGTGGACCTCGCGCGGGAGATGTCCGGCTCGGTGGTCTGTGAACTGCTGGGCTCGGATGCCGATCCGGCGGCGGTGGCGGACGCCGCCGCCGAGGCCGCGGCCGCCTCTGTCCGAGCCCATCTGCCCGGCCCCGGCCGCCCCGGTGCGCAGGCCGCCACGGCCCGCGCCACCGCACGCCTCCAGCAGCTTCTCGGCACCGCGGACGACGCGCTGTCCGCGATGGTGGCGGTGGCGGCCGTCAACACGACCGTCGCCGGTCTGCCGCGGGCCGCGGCCTGGTGCGCGGACGCCGGACTGTGGGACCAGGCCGTGGACGAGACGCTGCGCCAGAGCCTGGCCGACGAGCTGCTGCGGGTCACTGCGCCTTCACCGCTGCTGCCCCGGGTCGCCGCCGCGGACGGCACCGTCGGCGGCTGCCCGGTCCGCTCCGGCGACCGGCTGCTGCTGGTCGCCCGGCATGCCGTCGGCGCGCACCAACGCGATCCCGACGCCCACCGCCCCGCCGGACCGGACCTCGCCCACCTGGTCTTCGGCGCCGGTCCGCACACCTGCCCCGGCGCCCGGCTCGCCCGCGTACAGCTGGCCGACACCCTGGCGGCGCTCGCCCCGCACCGGCCGGTCGTGGTGCGGGCCCGCGTCGACCGGCGTGCCGCCCTGCCCGGCTGGCGGTCGCTGACCCTGCGAGCGGAGATACGCCCATGA
- a CDS encoding glycosyltransferase family 2 protein — MTLWVVIPAYNEAASIGDTLAALASQQDTGFSLVVVDNGSTDDTAGVVRNFARTAPFSVELVGEAQPGAGAAADTGFRYAIDSGARHLLRTDADCLPAPDWTAVAKAEFGRGTEMACGRSVPRPDERPGPAEAWLLPALIRLTALYGRYRREHRHPRYRTPYVLCHGHNLAITADLYLRCGGALRVPLHEQSEDVALLNRAREHSDRIVRAEHLVVHNSLRRLRSWGARRTLLWYWDRRYRPADLTEVHVR; from the coding sequence TTGACACTGTGGGTCGTCATTCCCGCCTACAACGAGGCGGCCTCGATCGGCGACACCCTGGCCGCGCTCGCGTCCCAACAGGACACCGGGTTCTCGCTGGTGGTCGTCGACAACGGCTCCACCGACGACACGGCGGGCGTCGTACGGAACTTCGCCCGTACCGCGCCCTTCTCCGTGGAACTGGTCGGCGAGGCGCAGCCCGGTGCGGGTGCTGCCGCCGACACCGGTTTCCGGTACGCCATCGACAGCGGCGCACGCCACCTGCTGCGCACCGACGCGGACTGTCTGCCGGCCCCGGACTGGACCGCCGTGGCGAAGGCGGAGTTCGGGCGCGGCACCGAGATGGCCTGCGGCCGCAGCGTGCCGCGCCCCGACGAGCGGCCCGGCCCGGCGGAGGCGTGGCTGCTGCCCGCGCTGATCCGGCTGACCGCGCTGTACGGCCGCTACCGCAGGGAACACCGCCATCCGCGCTACCGCACCCCGTACGTCCTGTGCCACGGCCACAACCTCGCCATCACCGCCGATCTCTATCTGCGCTGCGGCGGCGCGCTGCGGGTACCGCTGCATGAGCAGTCCGAGGACGTGGCCCTGCTCAACCGGGCCCGGGAGCACAGCGATCGCATCGTCCGCGCCGAGCACCTGGTGGTGCACAACAGCCTGCGCAGACTGCGTTCCTGGGGCGCGCGCCGGACCCTGCTCTGGTACTGGGACCGGCGCTACCGGCCCGCCGACCTCACGGAGGTACACGTCCGATGA
- a CDS encoding YhjD/YihY/BrkB family envelope integrity protein, which yields MSAPALRPHTSAAVRALRPALRALRPAGDRVLVAHRRYTSANGDALAGALTYALLVGTAPAVLLLASLAGGTGAGEAAVHRVVGDLTEAMLPAEGAAAAARLPTEAAHWRPLLALALGWAVVRLTRALRTGVRAMCGQNAGSGNPFRDAALDAVLAVGLCGCLAAVAVAVSVGGPVLALPALWALFTAVLRYAPWPAPGRPTAAVALRAALVAALVCQLLALAGCHYLAATAALHEELYRSAGLLVGLLIWCGLCARVLLRAVAWAATSPTTEPGSKS from the coding sequence GTGAGCGCCCCGGCCCTCCGCCCGCACACGAGCGCGGCCGTACGCGCCCTCCGCCCGGCCCTACGCGCCCTCCGCCCGGCCGGGGACCGGGTCCTGGTCGCCCACCGCCGCTACACCTCCGCCAACGGCGACGCACTCGCCGGAGCGCTGACGTACGCGCTGCTGGTCGGGACGGCCCCGGCCGTGCTCCTGCTGGCATCCCTCGCCGGCGGGACCGGGGCGGGGGAGGCAGCCGTCCACCGCGTCGTAGGGGACCTCACCGAGGCGATGCTGCCCGCGGAGGGCGCCGCGGCGGCCGCCCGGCTGCCCACCGAGGCGGCACACTGGCGCCCGCTCCTTGCCCTCGCCCTCGGCTGGGCAGTGGTGCGCCTGACCCGGGCGCTGCGCACGGGGGTCAGGGCGATGTGCGGACAGAACGCGGGCAGCGGCAATCCCTTCCGCGACGCGGCGCTCGACGCCGTGCTCGCGGTGGGGCTGTGCGGCTGCCTCGCGGCCGTCGCCGTGGCAGTGTCCGTGGGCGGGCCGGTGCTCGCCCTCCCGGCACTGTGGGCGCTGTTCACGGCCGTACTGCGGTACGCCCCGTGGCCCGCGCCCGGGCGGCCGACCGCGGCCGTCGCGCTGCGTGCGGCGCTGGTGGCGGCACTGGTGTGTCAGCTGCTCGCTCTCGCCGGGTGTCACTACCTCGCGGCGACCGCCGCACTCCACGAGGAGCTGTACCGCTCCGCCGGGCTCCTGGTCGGGCTGCTGATCTGGTGCGGCCTGTGCGCGCGGGTCCTGCTGAGGGCCGTCGCCTGGGCGGCCACCTCCCCCACCACTGAACCCGGGAGCAAGAGTTGA
- a CDS encoding class I adenylate-forming enzyme family protein, whose product MLDRLDHALRTRPDRPAVLAATRTGAPRVRATRGELAELADAYAAALHARGLRAGDTVGVAVRPGPRALAVLLALWRLGLRGAVLDPGAGPEVLRARLALARPSLVLADATAQAVAGWARPLARRARLALPDLGELGPVATVGRRLPGCAPRLDATAPRLGVPVPGADHGDGDAVIVFTSGTTDRPRAVVHTRASLAAGMGTVSSLFGARPDEPVLGGTFFVLVPSLAHGAPVALPARSPKVLARQLHRLRPQGTYLTPPQLRDALRAGAAFTGRVWTGSAPASAELLTRVRRAGAAEAWGVYALTELFPAAAVEEREKAAFDGAGDLVGAPLPGVEAKPDEHGELLLAGPAARHRYLGDDPDPWVRTGDRAHLDGTGRIVLEGRCKDMVLRRAENIYPGLYEPALQVPGVELAVLVGVPAGDGDERLVAVVQPQHGAGERELRSALSGPLRRMGTARPDALLFADIPLSGRSRKPDRAATAQLATARLATAGLATAPRTAARTDGPA is encoded by the coding sequence ATGCTCGACCGCCTCGACCACGCACTCCGCACCCGCCCCGACCGCCCCGCCGTGCTCGCCGCCACCCGCACCGGCGCGCCCCGGGTCCGCGCGACCCGCGGGGAACTCGCCGAGCTGGCCGACGCGTATGCCGCCGCGCTGCACGCACGCGGGCTGCGCGCCGGGGACACCGTCGGCGTCGCCGTACGCCCCGGGCCGCGCGCGCTCGCCGTTCTGCTCGCCCTGTGGCGGCTCGGGCTGCGCGGCGCCGTTCTCGACCCCGGCGCGGGCCCCGAGGTCCTGCGCGCCCGGCTCGCGCTGGCCCGGCCCTCGCTCGTCCTGGCCGACGCCACCGCGCAGGCCGTCGCGGGCTGGGCCCGTCCGCTGGCCCGCCGCGCCCGGCTCGCCCTGCCGGACCTGGGCGAGCTGGGTCCGGTGGCCACCGTCGGCCGCCGGCTCCCGGGCTGCGCGCCCCGGCTCGACGCGACGGCGCCCCGGCTCGGCGTCCCCGTCCCCGGCGCGGACCACGGGGACGGCGACGCGGTCATCGTCTTCACCTCCGGTACGACCGACCGGCCACGCGCCGTGGTGCACACCCGGGCGAGCCTGGCCGCCGGGATGGGCACGGTTTCCTCGCTCTTCGGAGCACGGCCGGACGAACCGGTGCTCGGCGGCACCTTCTTCGTTCTCGTTCCGTCCCTGGCGCACGGCGCTCCCGTCGCCCTCCCGGCGCGCTCCCCGAAGGTACTGGCGCGGCAGCTGCACCGGCTGCGCCCCCAGGGCACGTATCTGACGCCGCCGCAGCTGCGCGACGCGCTGCGGGCAGGGGCCGCGTTCACGGGGAGGGTGTGGACGGGCTCGGCTCCCGCGAGCGCCGAACTGCTGACCCGGGTGCGGCGCGCGGGCGCGGCGGAGGCGTGGGGCGTCTATGCGCTCACCGAGCTCTTTCCCGCCGCCGCCGTCGAGGAGCGGGAGAAGGCCGCGTTCGACGGCGCCGGCGACCTCGTCGGTGCCCCGCTGCCGGGCGTCGAGGCCAAGCCCGACGAGCACGGAGAGCTGCTGCTGGCCGGGCCCGCGGCCCGGCACCGCTATCTCGGCGACGATCCCGATCCCTGGGTGCGTACCGGCGACCGGGCGCATCTGGACGGCACGGGCCGGATCGTCCTCGAGGGCCGCTGCAAGGACATGGTGCTGCGCCGGGCGGAGAACATATATCCCGGCTTGTACGAGCCCGCCCTGCAGGTGCCGGGTGTGGAGCTGGCCGTACTCGTCGGCGTACCGGCGGGTGACGGCGACGAACGGCTCGTCGCCGTCGTACAGCCGCAGCACGGAGCCGGTGAACGCGAGCTGCGCAGCGCCCTGTCGGGCCCGCTGCGGCGGATGGGCACGGCCCGCCCCGACGCCCTGCTGTTCGCGGACATCCCCCTGTCCGGCCGCTCCCGCAAGCCGGACCGGGCAGCGACCGCACAACTCGCGACCGCACGACTCGCCACCGCAGGGCTCGCCACCGCACCGCGCACGGCGGCACGGACGGACGGCCCCGCGTGA